The Microcoleus sp. FACHB-831 genome segment TCGCGGTTTAGGCGCGTGGTTGACTCTAATATGATTGGGATTATTTTCTGGAAGGTTAATGGCAACATTACAGAAGCTAATGACGCTTTTCTTGAGATGGTGGGCTACACCCGTGAAGATCTGCTTTCAGAAAAGGTGAATTGGATACATATCACTCCTGCGGAATACATTCATCTGGATGAGAAAGGAATCCAGGAGATGGCAGCTAATGGGGTTTGTACTCCCTTTGAGAAGGAATACATTCGTAAAGATGGCAGCCGCATCCCCGTTCTCGTCGGCGGTGCCATATTGGAAGGACATGAGGATACTGGCGTGTGTTTTGTCATTGACATTAGCGATGCCGTGGCGGCGGCTACGCAACGCAAGCGAATGGAGCATGAATTGGCAGAACAGGCAAAGGAATTGGCTCGTTCTAATGCCGATTTAGCACAATTCGCTTATGTTGCTTCTCACGATTTGCAGGAACCGCTGCGAATGGTTGCCAGTTACACGCAACTTTTGTCGCGACGTTACAAAGGCAAACTAGATGAAGACGCCGACGAGTTTATTGCATTCGCGGTTGATGGTGCTAACCGGATGCAAAAACTTATTAAAGACTTGTTGGAATATTCGCGCATTGGGACGCGGGGCAAACAGTTCGCGCCAGTGGAATGCGAAAGTATATTCGAGGATGCGATCGCTAATCTGCAAATAGCTATTGAGGAAAGCGGTGCTATTGTAAAGCGCGATGCTTTACCAACTGTCTGGGGAGATAGCACGCAACTGGGACAACTTTTGCAGAACTTAATTGGGAATGCTATAAAGTTTTGTGGAAATCCCCCCCCCCGGATTCACGTTTCTGCCCAAAAGGGAGAAAATGAATGGATCTTCTCAGTCCGCGATAACGGTATTGGCATCGAGCCAGATCAGCGCGATCGCATTTTTGTCATCTTTCAACGCTTGCATAGCCGTGCAGAATATCCAGGTACTGGCATTGGTTTAGCCCTCTGCAAAAAAATTGTTGAAAGGCACGGCGGGCAAATTTGGGTACAGTCGCAACCAGGACAGGGGAGTGTATTTCACTTTACTATTCCCTTAACAGGAGTTGATGTTAATTGAATACTGGGGGTAAACCAGTGGAAATCCTGCTAGTAGAAGATAACGAAGGAGATATTCGCCTCACCCAAGAAGCGTTTCGAGAGAGTAAAGTTTGGAATCACCTGCACGTTGTCAAAGATGGACTTGAGGCGATCGCTTTCCTGAAAAAAGAGGGCACGCACGTAAATGCTGTTCGTCCCGACTTGATCCTGCTGGATCTAAATCTACCCAAGCGCAATGGTATCGAAGTTCTCCAAGAAATCAAAAACGATGACAAGCTTAAACGAATTCCCGTCTTAGTTCTCACATCCTCTGAAGCCGAGCGAGACATTGTGGGAAGCTATAATCTGCATGCAAACTGTTTCATTACCAAACCACTTGACCTCAATGATTTCCTACAATTAGTGCAGGCAATAGAAGACTTCTGGCTTACCATTGTCAAACTCCCGCGAGAGTAAATCCTCTTTCCCTACTACTAGACTATAAAGGTTTTGCAGCGTATAATGATAGTTTTGCGTAAAGTTTAAGCAGGATACAAAACAGGAAGCTATATGTCCCGATATCGAGGCCCACGGCTAAGAATTGTACGTCGTTTGGGCGATCTGCCCGGTTTGAGTC includes the following:
- a CDS encoding response regulator, encoding MEILLVEDNEGDIRLTQEAFRESKVWNHLHVVKDGLEAIAFLKKEGTHVNAVRPDLILLDLNLPKRNGIEVLQEIKNDDKLKRIPVLVLTSSEAERDIVGSYNLHANCFITKPLDLNDFLQLVQAIEDFWLTIVKLPRE